From Microlunatus capsulatus, a single genomic window includes:
- a CDS encoding cobalamin B12-binding domain-containing protein — MEPSEQPGTGRRLRVVVAKPGLDGHDRGAKVVARALRDAGMEVIYTGLHQTPEQIVRTALAEDADAVGLSVLSGAHLTLFARVLELLAAEDASDVVVFGGGIIPPADRAALLELGIGEVFTPGATMADIVSWVRGHVGLDRDL, encoded by the coding sequence GTGGAGCCCTCCGAGCAGCCCGGGACCGGCCGACGCCTGCGGGTCGTCGTCGCCAAGCCGGGGCTGGACGGCCACGACCGGGGGGCCAAGGTGGTCGCCCGGGCGCTCCGCGACGCCGGCATGGAGGTCATCTACACCGGGCTGCACCAGACCCCGGAGCAGATCGTCCGGACCGCGCTGGCCGAGGACGCCGACGCCGTCGGGCTGTCGGTGCTCTCCGGGGCGCACCTCACCCTCTTCGCCCGGGTGCTCGAGCTGCTCGCGGCCGAGGACGCGTCCGACGTCGTGGTCTTCGGCGGCGGCATCATCCCGCCGGCCGACCGGGCGGCCCTGCTGGAGCTCGGCATCGGCGAGGTCTTCACCCCCGGCGCGACGATGGCCGACATCGTCAGCTGGGTCCGGGGCCACGTCGGCCTGGACCGCGACCTCTGA
- a CDS encoding esterase/lipase family protein: protein MPDGPRRGGPPPELVRAAWRLGRGLPRVAAGVAVEAGYTAAHLALYPWGLRRAPVPAAAAGGLADLSPAQRGLASRDVEAAGTPILLVHGIGDNHTIFALLQRQLRRRGFRTVSTHDYGLLTRDVRAAARQLGEAVEALCASTGHERLHVVGHSLGGLIARYHVQRQGGDARVDTLVTLGTPHGGTVLARALPGLPLLRQLAPGSDVIAELAEPAPGCRTRFLAVRTDLDHLVVPGRNAALEHPDLDVRNLAVRGVGHLSLTGDARVAREIAATLAELTGGERGRAPTTGADPREKRT, encoded by the coding sequence GTGCCCGACGGTCCTCGGCGGGGCGGCCCGCCCCCGGAGCTGGTGCGGGCGGCGTGGCGGCTCGGTCGTGGTCTCCCGCGGGTCGCCGCCGGGGTGGCGGTCGAGGCGGGCTACACCGCCGCGCACCTCGCCCTGTACCCCTGGGGGCTGCGCCGGGCCCCGGTGCCCGCCGCGGCAGCCGGCGGCCTCGCCGACCTGAGCCCCGCGCAGCGCGGCCTGGCCAGCCGCGACGTCGAGGCGGCCGGGACGCCGATCCTGCTGGTGCACGGCATCGGCGACAACCACACGATCTTCGCGCTGCTCCAGCGCCAGCTGCGCCGCCGCGGCTTCCGGACGGTGTCCACCCACGACTACGGCCTGCTCACCCGCGACGTCCGCGCGGCCGCCCGCCAGCTCGGGGAGGCGGTGGAGGCGCTGTGCGCCAGCACCGGCCACGAGCGGCTGCACGTCGTGGGCCACAGCCTCGGCGGGCTGATCGCCCGCTACCACGTGCAGCGCCAGGGCGGCGACGCGCGCGTCGACACCCTGGTCACGCTCGGCACCCCGCACGGCGGCACCGTGCTGGCCCGGGCGCTCCCCGGGCTGCCGCTGCTCCGCCAGCTGGCGCCCGGGTCCGACGTCATCGCCGAGCTCGCGGAGCCGGCACCCGGCTGCCGGACCCGGTTCCTCGCCGTCCGGACCGACCTCGACCACCTCGTGGTGCCCGGCCGGAACGCAGCCCTCGAGCACCCCGACCTCGACGTCCGCAACCTCGCGGTCCGCGGCGTCGGGCACCTCTCGCTCACCGGGGACGCCCGCGTCGCCCGCGAGATCGCGGCGACGCTGGCCGAGCTCACGGGCGGCGAGCGCGGGCGGGCTCCGACCACCGGCGCCGACCCCCGCGAAAAGAGGACCTAA